The following coding sequences are from one Mycobacterium bourgelatii window:
- a CDS encoding esterase/lipase family protein yields the protein MAVSQPFDNRPADAPALFLYLTDIPRAGIEYGQLLTVLPLQRVLPAGDGHPVLVLPGLMAGDGSTWILRRILNRLGYPAYGWGLGRNIGPTAKVVNGMSELLDKLQAQHQAPVSVIGWSLGGIFARNLARKNPSAVRQVITLGSPFGMRHASESRSTWSFNRLSHLHAEKHDLPLQMEREPMPVPTSAIYSRLDGMVAWRTCMNPPSERAENIAVRSSHIGYGHNPPVIWAIADRLAQSPDSWAPFRPPPVLRPFFPKVDEAPERHASADPEMRPA from the coding sequence ATTGCCGTGTCCCAGCCTTTCGACAACCGTCCGGCCGACGCCCCCGCGCTGTTCCTCTACCTGACCGACATACCGCGCGCCGGCATCGAGTACGGGCAACTGCTCACCGTCCTACCGCTGCAGCGGGTGCTGCCTGCCGGCGACGGCCACCCGGTGCTGGTGCTACCCGGCCTGATGGCGGGTGATGGGTCCACCTGGATCCTGCGGCGCATCCTGAACCGGCTCGGGTATCCGGCGTACGGCTGGGGACTCGGGCGCAACATCGGTCCGACGGCCAAGGTCGTCAACGGGATGAGCGAACTGCTCGACAAGCTCCAGGCCCAACACCAGGCCCCGGTCAGCGTGATCGGGTGGAGTCTGGGCGGCATCTTCGCGCGGAATCTGGCCCGCAAGAACCCGTCTGCCGTGCGGCAGGTGATCACCTTGGGTAGCCCGTTTGGGATGCGGCACGCCAGCGAGTCCCGTTCCACCTGGAGCTTCAACCGCTTGTCCCACCTGCACGCCGAGAAGCACGATTTGCCGCTGCAGATGGAACGCGAGCCCATGCCGGTGCCCACCAGCGCGATCTACTCGCGGTTGGACGGCATGGTGGCCTGGCGGACGTGCATGAACCCGCCGTCGGAACGTGCCGAGAACATCGCCGTGCGCAGCAGTCACATCGGTTACGGCCACAACCCGCCGGTGATCTGGGCGATCGCCGACCGGTTGGCGCAGTCCCCAGATTCCTGGGCGCCGTTCCGGCCGCCGCCCGTGCTGCGACCGTTCTTCCCGAAGGTTGATGAGGCGCCCGAGCGGCATGCGTCCGCCGATCCGGAGATGCGTCCGGCGTAA